The Bacteroidota bacterium DNA window GGACGTCTTCTGGTACCATAAGTACCTTTTGTGATTTTTCCTTTTTTTGTTCGTTTATCACCTTTACCCATAATATATGTTTTTAAGGATTAGTTGTTTAAATATATATAATATTATTAACTAATTGAATTAATATTGGTGATTTTTAGCTTCAATAATGTATGACAGAGCTTATAATGCCTGTGAGGAGTTATTATATCTTGATATGTAATGTTGAGTTAATTAATGAGGATGATTGTCAGAGGGTCGAAATCTTATTGGTAGTAACTATAATAAAGGACATTTTTTGCAATATTTACCTTTTTTACCAAGGTATTTTTCGCAGCACTTAAGCTTTTTTGCCTTTTCTTTTTTTGATTTTTTAACCTTCATTATTGTTTATTTAATCTAAATAAGCGCAAATGTACATTAAAAATTATATTATTAGGTAGAGATGCAGGTAATAGATGATTAACATTATAATAATGTGATAACTAATCAATCTTTTTTGAAAATAAATGGATTAAGTCTGTATATTTAATTGTTGTAATTTAGTATTAGCAGAAGTGTATTTGTCAGAATAAATAATACG harbors:
- a CDS encoding 30S ribosomal protein THX, which gives rise to MGKGDKRTKKGKITKGTYGTRRRPKNQDIKDPRKHPTSYAPPEE